CTTGCCGTGGTCCACGTGCCCAATCGTTCCGATGTTCACGTGGGGCAGGCTGCGATCGAACTTTTCCTTGGACATGACACTCCTCGAAAAATGGAGCCCTGAACCAGGATTGAACTGGTGACCTCATCCTTACCAAGGATGCGCTCTGCCAACTGAGCTATCAGGGCTTGGCGATTCACTACAACGGTTGGAGCGGGAAATGGGATTCGAACCCACGACATTCAGCTTGGAAGGCTGACGCTCTACCAACTGAGCTATTCCCGCATTGCCGAGTGGAGAGAGGTGGATTCGAACCACCGTAGGCGTTGAGCCGGCAGATTTACAGTCTGCTCCCTTTGGCCGCTCGGGCATCTCTCCAGATATTCGCTTGTCGTGCTTCGTGCTGCTCTCTACACCATCCTGTTGCGTCCCGGGCCCTTATCCGCGGCCCGTCCTACCTGGCCGGCGGCGGGATTTGAACCCGCGACCTACTGATTACAAATCAGTTGCTCTACCGACTGAGCTACACCGGCATCCAACCAGCAACTGCCCCGCCCTACCTCATCCCGAGCGGACCGTCAACCCCTCGCAGCGGCTTGAGCGGCGCGACCTTTTAAAAGCCCCCACTCTCCAAGTCAAGGAGATTGATCCGGGGTCGTCAGCGGGAAGGCCGCCCCCGCTGGCGGGCGACCTCGTATAGCAGAATCGCGGCGGAAACCGACGCATTCAATGAACCGACCTGACCGCCCATGGGAATCCGGAGGCGGAAGTCGCAGTGCTTGAGGACGCCTTCCCTCACGCCCGCCCCCTCGGCCCCCACCACCAACGCCAGGGGCCCGTCCAGACGGGCGCTCCACAGAGGCTCGGCGCCCTCCACATCCGCGGCCGCGACCCAGAGGCCCGCTTCCTTCAGCTGCTCCAGGGCGCGGGAGATGTTGGTGACGCGCGCGATGGGGCAGTACTCGACGGCGCCCGCGGAGGCCTTGGCCACCGTGCCGGTCACCTGTACGGCGCGGTCCTTCGCCAGGACGACGCCATGGGCCCCGAGCGCATGGGCCGAGCGGATGATGGCGCCCAGGTTGTGCGGATCCTGGATGCCGTCGAGCACGACGACGAGCGCGGGCTGCTTCTTGGCCTTCGCCACTTCCAGCACGTCCTCCAGTTCGACGTACTGGAAGCCGCGCAGCTCGGCGACGACGCCCTGGTGCACGCCGCCCTCGGCCATGGAGGTCAGCCGTTCCCGGCCGACCTTCTCCACCCGGACGCCCGCGTCACGCGCGCGGCTGAGCAGTTCGCCCGCGGCCTTGGCGCCAACCTGCCCGTCAACGATGAAGAGGCGCTCCACCGCGTCGGGATGGGCGCGCAGGGCCTCCAGCACGGGGTTGACGCCATGGACGTAGCGCGGGGCTTCGTGGCCGCCGCGTTCACCACTCGAAGGCTTGGGGGAGCGCTCGCGCATGGGGGCTACTGGACCTCCACGGGCAGCGAGAAGGTCTTCTTCTGACGGGCGCAGATCTTCTCCGTGCAGATGAAGAAGGTCAGCGTCGCGTCCAGCGTGCCC
The sequence above is drawn from the Corallococcus exiguus genome and encodes:
- the rlmB gene encoding 23S rRNA (guanosine(2251)-2'-O)-methyltransferase RlmB, coding for MRERSPKPSSGERGGHEAPRYVHGVNPVLEALRAHPDAVERLFIVDGQVGAKAAGELLSRARDAGVRVEKVGRERLTSMAEGGVHQGVVAELRGFQYVELEDVLEVAKAKKQPALVVVLDGIQDPHNLGAIIRSAHALGAHGVVLAKDRAVQVTGTVAKASAGAVEYCPIARVTNISRALEQLKEAGLWVAAADVEGAEPLWSARLDGPLALVVGAEGAGVREGVLKHCDFRLRIPMGGQVGSLNASVSAAILLYEVARQRGRPSR